CCATGGCTCGCGATTGACGTCGAGATAGGCGCGCGGGAAATTCGCCGCCAGCATCGGCGCGCCCAGCGCCACGGCGCCGCCGAACAGCTCGTCGACATAGCAATCCTCCGAACGGCGGATGGCGTTGCGATCGAGCTTTGCCATGGCAAGGAAGCGTTCCGGGTAGTAGCGGCCGCTATGCGGTGAGTTGAAGAGGAAAGGGACGCGCTGCTCGGCGCCCGACCGGATTTCGAAGGGTGGAAAGACCGAAAAATCCTCGGCTGCCGTCTTCAATTTGAATGTACCCGAAAACACCAGTGCATCATGACACGAAACTGCCACCTTGCAGGCCGCGTGTCCAGCATTTCAGCGGTCGCGCCGCCCGGCAAATATGGGGTCATCCCTCTGCGCGTTCACTTGATGTTTACCCTCGCCTCCTCATATAGAGGATGGTTAACGGGCCTGCCCCACGGCAGTCTCGGGCGGGTGATTCGGACGGGATATCATGGCACGCATTCTTCTGGCGGAAGACGACGACGATATGCGTCGTTTCCTCGTCAAGGCGCTGGAACGCGCCGGTTATCAGGTCAGCGATTTCGACAACGGCGCCAGCGCCTATGAGCGTCTGCGCGAGGAACCGTTCTCGCTGCTCTTGACCGACATCGTCATGCCGGAGATGGACGGTATCGAACTGGCACGCCGCGCCACGGAGATCGATCCCGACCTCAAGGTCATGTTCATCACCGGTTTCGCCGCCGTCGCGCTGAACCCGGATTCCAAGGCGCCGAAAGACGCCAAGGTGCTGTCGAAGCCCTTCCACCTGCGCGATCTCGTCAACGAGGTCGAGAAGATGCTGCAGGCGGCCTGAGCCGCCTTCCGCTGAGGCAATCGGCACTTGTTTGCCGGTGCGGCGAGACGACGCCGTCTTTCCTTTTTCCTGCTATTGACGCGCCGGATCAAAAATGGTGTATGCGCGTCGTCGGATGGGCGTGTAGCTCAGCGGGAGAGCACTGCATTGACATTGCAGGGGTCACAAGTTCAATCCTTGTCACGCCCACCATCCAACCCCTTGGTTTCGTTGAATAAACAAGCCTAGGCTGTCCTCCGAAGAACCATCAATTGGCTACTGGCTCCACTCTGGCTCCAGGAAAGCGCTAATTAATGGCTTCGATCCGCAAACACCGAGACAATATCAGGCCCGCATTCGCAGGCAGGGCTATTCCCTGACCAAGACGTTCCATCGCCTGTCTGACGCGAGGGAATGGGCAAGGCTGATGGAGACCCAGACTGACAGGCAAGAGCTTGCACCAGGCCGAAAGGCATTACAGACAACTACCCTGTCCGATCTGGTCATCCATTACCGCAATGAAGTGGTGCCAACCAAGAAAGGGGGTGACGTCGAAACCATCGTGTTGAATGCCTTTCTGCGTCATCCGATCTGCAAACAGGCCCAAAGCACATGCATAGAGCATTAGCTACGGGACCGCTTGGCTAGGCCGAACTACAAGGCTTATCGGCCCTTACGAGGCCCTTTTCAGCTCGTCGATGATCGCGTGAACGTCAAAGCCGATGATCGCGGCCATATCGATCAGTTCTACCAGATCGACGCGCCGATCACCGTTTTCGATGTTTGCGACGAATGGCTGATGTCGTCCCATTGCCCTAGCCACTTCGGCTTGAGTCATGCCAGCGGCTTGGCGCCCTACATGCGGACGGAGTGTCGGCCTACCCCGTCATTGCAGGCGAAATGTTTGAGCGCCCAATCAGACGCGAAGAGCCATGACCCGACTTTGCCTTCAACCAACTCATTTTCTGGGTTTCATATTCCACGTGAATGCTTCATTGGCCTCGCAGCCTACTGATACTCAAGCCCCAGTCGCGGCTATTTGGGCCTCCATCCGATTGACGAGCGCGACATAACGGGGATGAGCGCGGAGCGAGTCGAGGTCGCTATCCTGACGCATCCAAGGCATGCGCAAAATGAGGTAGGCATGTGATGCAGTTAGCTGACGTTCCAGGCAATCGATAGCCTGTTCCGCCTTGCCCAGCCTCGCATAAAAACAGCCTATGTTGTACTGAACCGCAATGTTGTCTCCGGCGAACATTTCAGCACGGGAGACCCACGACAGCGCGCGTTCAATCTCGCCAATTTCCGCCAGCATTGAGGCGCCGTAACATAGCGCGGTGGCATTGTCGGGATGCGCTTTGACTTCCTTTTCCACTGCCAGCACACCTTGCCCTGCAGCTTCCTTGGCGTCGTCGCTGCGGCCAAGTGAAACATAGACCATATTTAGATTGGTCCAGACCCGATAGTCATCGGGTGACAACGATACGGCACGCTGGTACAGCGCGGCAGCTTTCTCGTATTGACCTTGAATGAAACAATTCCGGCCGTAAGAGAAATAGGTATCGGAAGAACTGGCGTCTAACTCTAAAGCTCGCTCGAACTCCACTTCCGCCTCGGCATACCGGCCATTTACGAACAAGGCTCCGCCACGTGATGCGTGGGCGTCGGCGAGACCTGGCTCAAGTTCCAGCGCCCGTGTGCTGTTGGAAAGGACTGCCTCGAAGCTGGCGTCGGGATCGTTGCAAGTCAACAGAAGCCACTCACAATCAGCCAAAGCGGCATAAGCGCGCGCATAATTTGGGTCAATTTCAACAGCTCTGGCAAACAGTCGCTGCGCTGTTTTGATAAACTTGGTCTCGACTCCCCTATTGAGGAACGACCTGCCCATCAACAGCGTCTCGTAAGCCTCTGGGTTGTCGGTCGAGCGGTTTGTAATTGTCGCCAGTTCTTCGGGCAGCAGCTTCACTTTGAGCACGTCGACAATGCTTTTGGATATCTCGTCCTGAAGGGCAAAGATATCGTCCAACGTCCGGTCATACCGCTCGGCCCAGATATGGTCACCGCCACGACCATTGATTAGCTGAGCCGTGATACGCACTCGCCCTCCAGCCTTGCGTACACTTCCTTCCAGGACGTAGGCGACGTTCAGCTTCTTCGCCACCTCCTCGATCAATACCGCCTTGCCCTTGAAGGTAAAGACTGTATTGCGCGCGACGACGGAGAGTCCGGACACTTGCGAAAGGTCGGTGATAATGTCCTCGGTGATGCCGTCGGAAAAATACTCCTGCTCGGGATCACCGCTCATATTGGCGAAGGGTAGGACGGCGATCGACGGTTTGTCGGGCAGAGTCACAGCCAAGTGTTCCCCACTTTTGCCGCTCACGTTCATTCCAACGCAGTAGACCCGCACTGGCTTCACGATGTTTTTGAGCGTGTGTTCGCCGAGATCGTCGAACGCCAATGCTAGCTTGCTGGTAACATGTTCGTGCACGGTGGAGGAGACGTAGATACCACCGGGCTCAGCCAAACCCTCCAACCGCGCTGCTACGTTTACGCCGTCGCCATAAATATCGGAGCCTTCGACGATCACATCGCCCAGATTGACACCTATTCGGAGGATGATGCGACTCGTCTCTGGTGCGCCCAGATTGGCATTATTGAAACCTTTCTGCAGTTCGACCGCACACTGTACGGCATCCACGGCACTGCCAAATTCTACCAGAACACCGTCCCCCATTACCTTGACGACGCGGCCATGGTGTTGGGCAACCGTGGGAGATAGCACCTCGTTCCGACGTGCCTTGAGTGCGGCCAATGTGCCCGCCTCGTCGTGTTCCATCAGGCGCGAATAACCCACGACATCGGCGGCCAGGATCGCGGCAAGGCGGCGTTGGGCGCGAATTTCGGCCATGTGGGGTGAATACCTTCAGGAAGCCGAGCGCATATAATTGTATAGGTACTCTGGCCGCGAGTCTATTCGGCCCGACTTCTGTTGTGGGTCAGGATCGACGGACTGGCCATGTCCCCGGCATGCCCGGTTATTGGGTAATTCTTGCGGACGGATCATAAGGCGATTGGCGCCGCGCGGGTCTTAGCGTCAGGTTTTCATCACTGCGGAGTCCGGTCTAAATCAGTCCGGGCATCTAATCGTTATGGTTGATGGGCGATACCGAGAATGTTGGCGTACGGGCAGCAGCATCAATTGCTTCTGATCCAAACAGTACGCTTTGAGTTCCTTCCTTTGGGTTCCGGGAATTTCTGTTAGCGATTTGCGATGGGTCCCGCTCCGCGTCTCCAAGGTGCCCCCTGTCAACCCCCTTGTAGGGGTGCATTGAACATTGCAGGGGTCACAAGTTCAATCCTTGTCACGCCCACCATCCTTTCAATAACTTAGCCGTTTCCCTTAGTCGGCTGGCACAGAAACGGCACAGAAATGCCGCTCGATGACGCGGCGTCGCGGGCGGGACGTGTAGCACGCAAAATCGCTTGGCACCTGTGCGCAACTTCATTGGCAACAGATTGCATACCCGCTAATGGCCTTTTAACGTGCGTGGACGATCGCATCGACGAACGCCCTCTAGGTCGAACACCGCCATCGTCCTTGGTCTCTACCGTGCCGCTGAGGCCGTTCATCCTTTCTTGGCAGTATTAGATCATCGTCATAGGCAGACATGGCTGATAAAAGGGGGAGCCGATGGAACGGTTATCGTTCGCGCAAATCTGCGGATTGATGTCCGTCGCGCTGGTAGCTCTATGGGGCGCCCAGCAGGCACGTGACTACTTTTTACCAAAGCGAACCACGGTCGAAAATCCGGTGCTGGTCCCCGAGTATGAGCTGAGGCGGCAAAGAGACGAGGCGTGGACCAACAAGTACGCTTACGCGCTGGTCTAAATGCCGGTCCCCGGCACTGCGCTTGCGTGCCGCGCGGCCCGGTGCTTCACTGGCTCCGGATTTACCGGGGAGTAGAAGGTGGACGTCTTTGGGCTCAAACCGCTGTTGATTTGGGCGCTGATCTTCATTCCCCTGGAGAGGATCCTTGCCCTTCGACCGCAGCAAAAGATATTTCGAAAGGGGGTTTTCAACGACCTTTCCTATTACGTCTTCAATGGCATCGCGGTCAATTTCATCGGCGGCGTGCTCTTTGTGCCGGTCATCAGCGCCGCCGCTCTGCTCGTTCCGACAGGCCTGACGGAGGCCGTGGCCCAGCAGGCGACATGGCTTCAGGTCATCGAGATCGTCGTCATGACCGATCTTGGCGTGTATGCCGCACATCGTGCGTTTCACGCTGTGCCGATCCTCTGGCGCTTCCATTCCATCCATCATGGCGTCGAGGAGATGGACTACCTTGCTGCCTTTCACGTCCATCCGATCGATCAGATCCTCACAAAGGCAGCCGCGTTGGTGCCGGTGTTTCTCCTCGGCTTCGACGGCGAGGCGCTCGGCATCTATTTCCTCATCTATGCAGGGCACGCCATGCTGATCCATGCCAACCTTCGCATCAGCTTCGGCCCCCTCAAATGGCTGATCGCCAGTCCTCAGTTTCATCACTGGCACCACGCCGGCGAGCGATCAGCCTATGACAAGAATTTCGCCGGCCAGCTTTCAATCATCGACCTCATATTCGGCACGTTCCGCATTCCCGGCGCATCGATGCCGGCCAAGTACGGCGTTGACGACCCGATTCCCACGAACTTCTTTGGCCAGATCGGCTATCCGTTGACGCCGCACAAGGCGGGATCGCCTGCCAAGCCGGTTACGACCTCGGATAGGCCGCAGTCGGAACTGTGAAGCCACCATCCGACCCGTAGCGCGCCACACCGTTGGTGAAGCGGATTTCGTCTACCCAACCATTGAGATCGTAGCCGCCAAAAATAGGGATTGAGGCTGCCGTTTTTCAGCAGGCTGCTGGCAAAAGTTCGCGTTATACGCCCAACAGGTCCATATGCCCTCAATGTTTTAGTGCCATCCGATCTTGCGCGGGCTCAGCCAGCCGGCCGGTTTGGTGCCAAATGAAGTTGCGCGGCCGGTTTCTGGCTTTCTGGCTTTCCGGCCCCGCCGTCTCCCGTCAAACCCCTTGGTTTCCGGGCTTCTGGCGGCTCTTCCCGCCGATTATCACCTTTTCCCGGCTATCCCCGGCTGATGCCATCCGATCTTGCGCGGTACACGTCGCGGGCGGGGCGCCGGTTCACGCTATGCCCATCAGCGGCACCCACAATGAGATTGATGGCACATGGTGAACGGAGCGTATTATCCGCACACTCCTCCCTAGCCCGGGCCGGGATGAAGCAAATGCTCGTCTGCCCGGCGATCGCATCTTTCCGACTTAGCTTTGTACCAAACCGACGGTTGAATCCCTTTGATGTCCCCCCGCTGAAGGAGTAAATACTTCCTTAGGCATAAGGGAGGTGGCGGTGCCTCTAGGCGATACAGACATGGCGCGGGTGACGATTGACGCCATCTTTCTGTCGCAGCACCGCGCTAGGGCTGACATTGCCTCACTACGCGCCGATATAGCTCAAACCCGGCGTGCAATCGCGGCATCACGCGAGCTTCTCAAGCGGTTTCGCCAACGCAAGATAGACGAGGCGCGATGGG
The genomic region above belongs to Mesorhizobium sp. B4-1-4 and contains:
- the cpdR gene encoding cell cycle two-component system response regulator CpdR, with the translated sequence MARILLAEDDDDMRRFLVKALERAGYQVSDFDNGASAYERLREEPFSLLLTDIVMPEMDGIELARRATEIDPDLKVMFITGFAAVALNPDSKAPKDAKVLSKPFHLRDLVNEVEKMLQAA
- a CDS encoding tetratricopeptide repeat protein — protein: MAEIRAQRRLAAILAADVVGYSRLMEHDEAGTLAALKARRNEVLSPTVAQHHGRVVKVMGDGVLVEFGSAVDAVQCAVELQKGFNNANLGAPETSRIILRIGVNLGDVIVEGSDIYGDGVNVAARLEGLAEPGGIYVSSTVHEHVTSKLALAFDDLGEHTLKNIVKPVRVYCVGMNVSGKSGEHLAVTLPDKPSIAVLPFANMSGDPEQEYFSDGITEDIITDLSQVSGLSVVARNTVFTFKGKAVLIEEVAKKLNVAYVLEGSVRKAGGRVRITAQLINGRGGDHIWAERYDRTLDDIFALQDEISKSIVDVLKVKLLPEELATITNRSTDNPEAYETLLMGRSFLNRGVETKFIKTAQRLFARAVEIDPNYARAYAALADCEWLLLTCNDPDASFEAVLSNSTRALELEPGLADAHASRGGALFVNGRYAEAEVEFERALELDASSSDTYFSYGRNCFIQGQYEKAAALYQRAVSLSPDDYRVWTNLNMVYVSLGRSDDAKEAAGQGVLAVEKEVKAHPDNATALCYGASMLAEIGEIERALSWVSRAEMFAGDNIAVQYNIGCFYARLGKAEQAIDCLERQLTASHAYLILRMPWMRQDSDLDSLRAHPRYVALVNRMEAQIAATGA
- a CDS encoding sterol desaturase family protein; this translates as MDVFGLKPLLIWALIFIPLERILALRPQQKIFRKGVFNDLSYYVFNGIAVNFIGGVLFVPVISAAALLVPTGLTEAVAQQATWLQVIEIVVMTDLGVYAAHRAFHAVPILWRFHSIHHGVEEMDYLAAFHVHPIDQILTKAAALVPVFLLGFDGEALGIYFLIYAGHAMLIHANLRISFGPLKWLIASPQFHHWHHAGERSAYDKNFAGQLSIIDLIFGTFRIPGASMPAKYGVDDPIPTNFFGQIGYPLTPHKAGSPAKPVTTSDRPQSEL